From the genome of Impatiens glandulifera chromosome 9, dImpGla2.1, whole genome shotgun sequence, one region includes:
- the LOC124915168 gene encoding uncharacterized protein LOC124915168, producing the protein MVDSSPRRTSGGGGGGGCRTRFHSPASSSQSAFASSSSTFLSQSTPFLHRSASPTRVNLISSPAAIRFSSISPRRSIAVSPVSSPANVQKRTCMCSPTTHPGSFRCGLHKNQNKQQQQRQLAPYPSNRLNARRSAMTNSLVRIGTVEGDLVKRALAALIRPSSHQQRRRGSFKPRLSRLSVMSKADDL; encoded by the coding sequence ATGGTGGATTCATCGCCACGACGAACTTCCGGcggcggtggtggtggtggttgcCGTACTAGATTTCATTCTCCGGCATCATCATCGCAATCGGCTTTTGCTTCATCTAGTTCAActtttctctctcaatcaaCACCGTTCTTACACAGATCTGCTTCACCTACGCGTGTTAATCTAATCAGTTCTCCTGCTGCGATCAGATTTTCGTCAATTTCTCCAAGGCGATCGATCGCGGTTTCTCCGGTTTCGTCTCCAGCGAATGTTCAGAAGAGGACGTGTATGTGTTCACCGACTACTCATCCTGGCTCATTTCGTTGCGGTTTACATAAGAATCAgaataaacaacaacaacaacgtCAGTTAGCTCCTTATCCGTCGAATCGATTGAATGCTCGTAGATCGGCGATGACGAATTCTTTGGTACGTATAGGGACTGTTGAAGGTGATCTAGTGAAAAGAGCTTTAGCTGCGCTTATTCGACCTTCATCGCATCAACAACGACGGCGAGGTAGCTTTAAACCGCGACTGAGTCGTCTCTCTGTTATGTCAAAAGCAGATGATCTGTAA
- the LOC124914089 gene encoding NEDD8 ultimate buster 1 produces MSKLKIAGAWTGVLELELEDWTVSMLRAEVAKRSDCSPDSINLICAGKVLKDGDGTDKLIQIGVKNNAKILATRVSADKGKALNNEMMAEEDRSKRLSRIKAAADSLAKRHADGSLPFEDFNMELENQSGEKVQLGSETDQRAIMMGLMLHQKAKTLIRKQKYSDALEVLIMGEESFSLSNHKVIQMIDNVPILQLDIVWCYLMLQDITLLADAGLRLSKAREGIERSHGKESSRLKLIQGDCNPETALHLRMELLEGIVAYHSGQLEKSRKSLNSAQAKFLRLQVSDEALSLLISMGYKERDSKRALRMSNQNIQSAVNFLIEDKAKVERKRDEDIQRRDEIKEQKRYGTTKLKKAVDMKSLTELSFLGFEKVIAAEALRRNENDFQKALDDLTSPETNAVIQIDVESRKRKRQRSRAENVNNATTSDSTTSVSTTSVPVAGESGMQDDGIENSVTANNEDAMGSAIEDFKDEIYERDVEMEDELTEELQRVDPFSDYDIEFTKEGEAISEYLALLSSSTSGEKN; encoded by the exons ATGTCGAAACTGAAGATCGCCGGAGCGTGGACGGGCGttttagaattggaattggaagaTTGGACTGTATCCATGTTGAGGGCAGAAGTCGCCAAGCGATCCGACTGCTCCCCTGACTCCATTAACCTTATATGCGCAGGGAAGGTTCTGAAAGACGGCGATGGCACCGATAAGCTTATCCAAATTGGGGTTAAAAACAATGCAAAGATACTCGCCACTCGTGTCTCTGCCGATAAGGGTAAGGCTCTGAATAATGAAATGATGGCTGAGGAAGACAGGTCTAAAAGGCTTTCTCGAATCAA AGCTGCTGCAGATTCACTTGCCAAGAGACATGCTGATGGATCGTTACCATTTGAAGACTTCAATATGGAACTTGAAAATCAAAGTGGAGAAAAAGTGCAATTGGGATCTGAGACAGATCAGCG TGCTATAATGATGGGACTTATGCTTCATCAAAAGGCAAAGACTTTGATTCGAAAACAAAAGTATAGTGATGCACTTGAGGTGCTGATCATGGGAGAG gaatctttctctctttcaaaTCATAAGGTCATTCAG ATGATTGATAATGTCCCAATATTGCAATTAGATATTGTCTGGTGCTACTTAATGCTTCAAGATATAACTTTGCTTGCGGATGCTGGTTTGCGTCTTTCTAAGGCTAGAGAAGGGATTGAGAGGTCACATGGTAAGGAGTCGAGTCGCCTCAAACTCATCCAAGGAGATTGCAATCCAGAGACAGCATT ACACTTGAGGATGGAGCTATTGGAAGGAATAGTGGCATACCATAGTGGTCAGCTAGAGAAGTCACGGAAATCCCTAAATTCTGCTCAAGCTAAATTTCTCCGG CTTCAGGTATCTGATGAAGCATTGTCGCTTCTCATAAGCATGGGTTATAAGGAACGCGATTCTAAAAGGGCTTTGCGAATGAGCAATCAAAACATTCAGTCTGCTGTCAACTTTTTGATTGAGGATAAAGCGAAAGTGGAAAGGAAACGTGATGAGGATATTCAAAGGAGGGATGAGATTAA GGAGCAAAAACGATATGGAACAACAAAGCTCAAGAAAGCTGTCGACATGAAGAGTTTGACCGAGCTGTCTTTTCTCGGGTTTGAGAAAGTGATAGCTGCTGAAGCACTTAGGAGGAATGAGAATGATTTCCAAAAAGCTTTAGATGACTTAACAAGTCCAGAAACTAACGCTGTCATACAG aTCGATGTTGAATCAAGGAAAAGGAAGAGACAGCGATCTCGTGCAGAGAATGTGAATAATGCAACTACTAGTGATTCAACTACTAGTGTTTCGACTACTAGTGTTCCAGTAGCTGGAGAATCTGGAATGCAGGATGATGGTATTGAGAATTCAGTTACGGCTAACAATGAAGATGCTATGGGAAGCGCAATTGAGGATTTTAAGGATGAAATCTATGAACGAGATGTGGAGATGGAAGATGAGCTGACTGAAGAACTTCAGAGGGTTGATCCGTTTTCGGATTATGACATAGAATTCACCAAGGAAGGTGAAGCTATCAGTGAGTATTTGGCTTTGTTGTCTTCTTCTACCTCTGGAGAGAAAAATTAA
- the LOC124916780 gene encoding protein NUCLEAR FUSION DEFECTIVE 4-like translates to MTTSMANLKVGTRPPWVGLGAAVWLQIASGNPYNFPLYSHALKSVLGLNQKQLTILGVANDVGENVGILPGIACNKIPPWIVLLIGAFFCFFGYGLLWLSLTRTVDSMPYWLLWIALCIATNSSAWLGTAVLVTNMRNFPLSRGTVAGILKGYAGLSAAVYTEIFGILLRNSSPNLLLFLAIGVPILCISLMYYVRPCTPASGEDPAEPTHFLFIQITSVLLGLYLLTTTILDHFIPLNTSISYSLIAVMVLLLIAPLAIPVKMAFYPSSIRSKLDQPPNQEEPLLVASHGSSSSMLESLPKIDSVSEIDTLLALGEGAVRKKRRPRRGEDFSFREAFVKADFWLLFLVYFAGVGTGVTVLNNLAQIAVAMGTKDTTVLLSLFSFCNFIGRLSGGAVSEYFVRKSFTPRTIWMSVTQVVMIMTYLLFASGIDGTLYAATAILGVCYGVQFSTMVPTASELFGLKNFGVIFSFMSLGNPLGALLFSGILAGNVYDAEAMRQHSKTCLGPDCFRVTFFALAGVCAAGSVLGLVLTRRIKPVYEMLYAGGSFRLPNNH, encoded by the exons ATGACGACATCAATGGCGAATCTCAAGGTAGGAACAAGACCGCCATGGGTAGGCCTTGGAGCTGCTGTATGGCTTCAAATTGCGTCTGGTAATCCATACAATTTCCCTCTCTACTCTCACGCTCTCAAATCAGTTCTAGGTCTCAATCAGAAACAGTTAACCATCCTCGGAGTCGCCAACGACGTCGGAGAGAACGTCGGTATACTCCCCGGCATTGCTTGTAACAAAATCCCTCCCTGGATCGTCCTCTTGATCGGCGCTTTCTTTTGCTTCTTTGGCTATGGCCTCCTTTGGCTCTCTCTCACCCGTACTGTCGATTCCATGCCTTATTGGCTG CTATGGATTGCGTTATGTATTGCTACTAATAGCAGTGCCTGGCTTGGAACAGCCGTTCTTGTAACAAACATGAGGAATTTCCCACTCAGCCGTGGAACAGTCGCCGGAATTCTCAAAGGATACGCAGGTTTAAGTGCGGCAGTCTACACAGAAATCTTCGGTATTCTTCTTCGAAATTCATCTCCAAATCTTTTGTTATTTCTTGCAATCGGCGTTCCGATCTTGTGTATAAGCTTGATGTATTACGTTCGTCCTTGTACTCCTGCTTCCGGTGAAGATCCGGCTGAACCTACTCATTTCCTTTTCATCCAAATCACTAGCGTTTTACTCGGTCTATATCTTCTTACCACTACAATACTTGATCATTTCATACCATTGAATACTTCAATTTCTTATTCTTTGATTGCTGTCATGGTGTTGCTTCTCATTGCTCCTCTTGCCATTCCTGTGAAAATGGCTTTTTATCCTTCCTCCATTCGGAGTAAACTCGATCAGCCTCCGAATCAAGAAGAGCCATTGTTGGTTGCTTCTCATGGCTCGTCTTCGTCTATGCTTGAGAGTTTGCCTAAGATTGACAGCGTTTCGGAAATTGACACGCTTCTTGCTTTGGGAGAGGGGGCTGTGAGGAAGAAGAGACGGCCTAGAAGAGGAGAGGACTTTAGTTTTCGTGAAGCTTTTGTTAAAGCCGATTTCTGGCTACTGTTTCTGGTTTACTTTGCTGGGGTTGGTACAGGTGTTACTGTTTTGAACAATCTAGCCCAGATTGCGGTTGCCATGGGGACTAAAGACACAACCGTTCTTCTTTCCCTTTTCAGCTTCTGCAATTTCATCGGCCGTCTTAGCGGAGGGGCGGTATCTGAATACTTTGTCAG GAAAAGTTTCACTCCTAGAACAATTTGGATGTCTGTTACGCAAGTAGTGATGATAATGACCTACCTTCTATTCGCATCGGGTATCGATGGAACCCTTTATGCTGCAACAGCCATTCTCGGGGTCTGCTATGGGGTCCAATTCTCGACCATGGTTCCAACTGCGTCTGAGCTGTTTGGGCTGAAGAATTTTGGTGTCATCTTTAGTTTCATGTCGCTAGGAAATCCTCTCGGGGCCCTTTTATTCTCGGGGATTCTCGCGGGCAATGTTTACGATGCTGAGGCTATGAGACAACATTCTAAGACATGTTTGGGTCCTGATTGCTTTCGGGTCACCTTTTTTGCTTTGGCCGGAGTTTGTGCTGCTGGCTCTGTTCTCGGTTTGGTTTTGACTAGGAGAATTAAGCCGGTTTATGAGATGCTTTATGCCGGAGGTTCCTTCCGGTTGCCTAATAATCATTGA
- the LOC124916781 gene encoding calcium uptake protein, mitochondrial-like has protein sequence MNCKMLLLTSSMRRVSNSIPVRQALRSRLLSSQSWLQSQEHCWDNQNRSNFETGLRSDSLTTILVVLSGMGLYQYSNSDSSICFADSDGEAAPVAKKKSGFLIFGDDYRRKVFFKYEKRIRTMSPPEKVFEYFASIKSPGKEVMMNGADLMRAIIPVFPPWESDCIRVGSLKGEAVGSTLHCAPSEFFMLFDTNNDGLISFPEYIFFVTLLSIPESCFSVAFKMFDLDNNGEIDREEFKKVMSFMRTHNRQGGKHRDGLRIGLNVSSAVENGGLLENFFGKDGNTCLKHDKFVEFLRDLHEEILRLEFAHYDFKSRGTISAIDFAFSMVASADIGDIDMFVARVRELHDDPRLASVRFTFEEFKSLAELRKKLQQLSLAIFAHGKLNGLLTKQDFQRAAFQVCEITLSENVVDMIYFVFDVNKDGNLSSEEFVRVLQKRERDGSLPWET, from the exons ATGAACTGCAAAATGCTTCTTTTAACATCATCGATGAGGAGAGTCTCGAATTCAATCCCTGTTCGTCAAGCCTTGCGATCGCGTCTTTTATCTTCTCAATCGTGGTTGCAGTCTCAAGAACATTGTTGGGATAATCAGAACAGATCTAATTTTGAGACGGGTTTAAGATCAGATTCGTTGACAACCATCCTTGTTGTTTTATCGGGCATGGGTCTTTATCAATATTCAAATTCAGATTCATCAATCTGTTTTGCTGATTCAGATGGAGAGGCAGCTCCTGTTGCGAAAAAGAAATCAGGGTTCCTCATTTTTGGAG ATGATTATAGAAGGAAGGTTTTCTTCAAGTATGAGAAACGTATCAGAACCATGAGCCCTCCGGAGAAG GTTTTCGAGTACTTTGCATCGATTAAGAGTCCCGGAAAAGAGGTTATGATGAACGGAGCAGATCTAATGCGGGCAATAATTCCAGTATTCCCACCATGGGAATCGGATTGCATTAGAGTTGGAAGTCTTAAAGGAGAGGCTGTTGGAAGCACACTTCATTGTGCTCCTTCCGAGTTCTTCATGCTATTCGACACCAATAACGACGGTCTCATCTCATTCCCCGA GTACATATTTTTCGTCACCTTACTCAGCATTCCCGAATCATGTTTCTCGGTGGCATTCAAAATGTTTGACCTCGACAATAACGG GGAGATAGACAGGGAAGAGTTCAAGAAAGTGATGAGTTTCATGAGAACTCACAACAGGCAAGGCGGGAAGCATAGAGACGGGCTTCGAATTGGGCTGAATGTCTCCAGCGCGGTTGAAAATGGCGGTTTGCTTGAGAATTTCTTCGGCAAAGATGGAAACACCTGCCTTAAACATGACAAATTTGTCGAGTTCTTGAGAGATTTGCATGAAGAA ATTTTGAGATTGGAGTTTGCCCATTATGACTTCAAATCTAGAGGAACCATATCGGCTATAGATTTTGCCTTCTCGATGGTTGCATCCGCAGATATTGGCGATATAGATATGTTTGTCGCAAGAGTAAGGGAACTACACGACGATCCAAGGCTGGCAAGCGTTAGGTTTACTTTCGAGGAGTTCAAAAGCTTGGCCGAGCTTCGAAAAAAATTGCAGCAGCTATCTCTTGCTATTTTTGCTCATGGAAAGCTAAATGGGCTCTTGACCAAACAAGACTTTCAAAGAGCTGCATTCCAA gTTTGCGAGATTACTCTATCGGAGAACGTGGTTgatatgatatattttgttttcgATGTAAACAAAGACGGGAATTTGAGCTCAGAAGAATTTGTAAGAGTGTTACAAAAGAGAGAAAGGGATGGATCACTCCCATGGGAGACATGA
- the LOC124915169 gene encoding LOB domain-containing protein 24-like, with product MSKSGTRCAACKYLRRRCSKDCIFAPYFPSNNPQRYDCVHKIFGANNVAKSLKDLPVHARAMAADCMSLEASWRIADPVYGCTGVITQLQDQIIKVQSELAKVQALSAIHLAQIQTIPYETQVVQDRGDVDGLVDQFVNEEVFKFDNV from the exons ATGTCGAAATCTGGTACTAGATGTGCAGCTTGCAAATATTTGAGAAGAAGATGCTCCAAAGATTGCATATTTGCTCCATATTTTCCTTCAAATAATCCACAAAGATATGATTGTGTTCATAAAATCTTTGGAGCTAACAATGTTGCCAAATCCTTGAag GATCTTCCTGTTCATGCAAGAGCAATGGCTGCAGATTGCATGAGTCTTGAAGCAAGCTGGAGAATTGCTGACCCAGTTTATGGATGTACTGGGGTTATTACTCAATTGCAAGATCAAATCATTAAGGTTCAATCTGAGTTGGCTAAAGTTCAAGCCCTATCAGCTATTCATTTGGCACAAATTCAAACCATACCTTATGAAACCCAAGTTGTTCAAGATAGGGGAGATGTGGATGGGCTTGTTGATCAGTTTGTCAATGAGGAGGTCTTCAAATTTGACAATGTCTAA